A genomic window from Silene latifolia isolate original U9 population chromosome 11, ASM4854445v1, whole genome shotgun sequence includes:
- the LOC141615413 gene encoding uncharacterized protein LOC141615413 — protein sequence MDGIEQGFSVGNGLKLHRTKGLIMACKQGDNETITEYYGRLKKLWDELDKFDRQPICTCGGCKCDLNKQLDNKRDEDKLHDFLFGIHSSYSTAASTLLLQQPLPSLNSAYSTLLIQEEEKDDDYHNPPGKLLVRTLKHLEKPDKIFSIEFNFHLIDLKKKKIELNYIPAIPLMKEGAMGKMVVFDSCIYILGGVLNRTELNQNKAKYENMNHIHCESSKYCLVSKRWDAFDAPIQTEGCSIPDTTIFGKLYCFGLPWRRPMAVYENGGWKDLKLPDHLIHRKISYPVIPDRINNRYLVYFYDSREIYAFRPNSNSTATASATAAGDWTCVVDNFNKEWHTTVAVSGNILFFHVFRLHYFVAAYDMSTNKWLEIVEDFTRVGATVSHFSHMFTLPENHDVLCLATGLPSTCNNPAAVDILRLRFNHTSGSNQLTLTALDYHSYNLPIPSRVNDFLLL from the coding sequence ATGGATGGGATTGAACAAGGTTTTAGCGTTGGTAATGGTCTAAAATTGCACAGGACAAAGGGTTTGATAATGGCTTGCAAGCAAGGCGATAATGAGACGATCACTGAATATTATGGACGTCTCAAAAAGCTTTGGGACGAACTTGATAAATTTGATCGACAACCAATTTGCACCTGTGGTGGTTGTAAATGTGACTTAAATAAACAACTTGACAATAAACGTGATGAAGATAAGCTTCACGATTTCTTGTTTGGTATTCATTCATCTTATTCCACTGCGGCGTCGACTTTGTTGCTGCAACAGCCTCTCCCTTCTCTTAATAGCGCTTATTCTACGCTCCTCATTcaggaagaagaaaaagatgaTGATTATCATAATCCTCCGGGTAAGTTATTGGTTCGGACGTTGAAGCATTTGGAGAAGCCGGATAAAATATTTAGTATCGAATTTAATTTCCACTTGATTGATCTAAAAAAGAAAAAGATAGAATTGAATTACATACCTGCAATCCCTTTGATGAAAGAAGGTGCGATGGGGAAGATGGTGGTGTTCGATTCTTGTATCTACATTTTGGGCGGCGTCTTGAACCGGACTGAATTGAACCAGAACAAGGCCAAGTATGAAAATATGAATCATATTCACTGCGAGTCATCAAAATACTGTTTGGTATCAAAACGTTGGGATGCTTTTGATGCTCCTATTCAAACAGAAGGCTGCTCTATTCCTGATACTACTATTTTCGGTAAATTGTATTGTTTTGGATTACCATGGCGTCGTCCCATGGCTGTTTATGAAAATGGTGGTTGGAAAGATTTGAAGTTACCTGATCACCTTATTCATCGTAAAATCTCTTATCCTGTTATTCCTGATCGTATAAATAATCGTTATCTTGTTTATTTCTATGATTCTCGTGAAATTTATGCCTTCCGCCCCAACTCCAACTCTACTGCTACTGCTTCTGCTACTGCTGCCGGGGATTGGACTTGTGTGGTTGATAATTTCAATAAAGAATGGCATACTACAGTGGCGGTTTCAGGCAACATCCTGTTTTTTCATGTATTCAGGCTCCACTACTTTGTTGCTGCATATGACATGTCAACCAATAAATGGTTGGAAATTGTTGAGGATTTCACCAGGGTCGGTGCAACTGTTTCACACTTTAGTCACATGTTTACTTTGCCCGAAAACCATGATGTCTTATGTTTGGCCACTGGGCTGCCTTCTACATGCAATAACCCCGCAGCTGTTGACATCCTTAGGCTTAGATTCAATCATACCAGTGGCAGTAATCAGTTGACACTCACTGCTCTTGATTACCACTCTTATAATCTTCCTATTCCATCCAGGGTTAACGATTTCCTTCTGCTTTAG
- the LOC141614770 gene encoding uncharacterized protein LOC141614770: MTISGDSIDSSENLLPYAFYDDPLYITNHDQPTNSLVDVKFAGRDFMNWKREIMLALMAKNKEGFITGTCSRPAETDKKYYQWKRVDLLVRQWILHSMYVNSSKQLWGKLIERYGQINSLELYQLKKDLGSISQDNSIRLFDREMQSKLIQMLMGLNSGFENIKSNILTMEPMPTINKVLGLLQKVETQKESSDSVSTMTEANAYATIKQPSGQSESASKKPKLDAKPKPIK; the protein is encoded by the exons ATGACGATTTCTGGTGATTCCATTGATTCTTCTGAGAATCTGTTACCTTACGCCTTTTATGATGATCCTCTTTACATCACTAATCATGATCAACCTACGAATAGTCTTGTGGATGTGAAGTTTGCTGGACGCGATTTCATGAACTGGAAACGCGAGATCATGCTTGCTCTAATGGCGAAGAACAAAGAAGGCTTCATTACTGGCACCTGTTCTAGGCCTGCTGAAACTGACAAGAAGTATTATCAATGGAAACGCGTTGATCTTCTTGTTAGGCAGTGGATTTTGCATTCTATGTATGTCAACTCTTCTAAGCAACTTTGGGGCAAATTGATTGAAAGATATGGCCAAATCAATAGCCTTGAGTTGTATCAATTGAAGAAAGATCTTGGCTCAATTTCTCAGGATAATTCCATT AGATTGTTTGACAGGGAGATGCAATCCAAGCTGATTCAGATGCTTATGGGGTTGAATTCTGGTTTTGAGAACATCAAAAGCAATATACTGACTATGGAACCTATGCCAACTATCAACAAGGTCCTAGGGTTATTGCAGAAAGTTGAGACACAGAAGGAGAGCTCTGATTCTGTCAGCACCATGACTGAGGCAAATGCTTATGCCACTATCAAACAACCTTCAGGACAGTCTGAATCAGCTTCCAAAAAGCCTAAACTAGATGCTAAGCCAAAGCCTATCAAATGA